In Campylobacter porcelli, the sequence CTTAAATTTTACGCCTCAGTCCGCCTTGATGTGCGTAAGGTCGCTACGCTTAAGCAAAGTGATGAGCCTATAGGAAACCGAGTAAAAGTAAAAGTAGTAAAAAACAAGGTCGCACCGCCATTTAAGGTGGCTGAATTTGATATAATGTTTGGCGAGGGCATAAGCAAGGAAGGCGAGATTGTAGATTATGGTGTTAAGCTTGATATAATCGATAAAAGCGGTGCTTGGTTTAGCTATGAAAGCACGAAAATTGGTCAAGGTAGAGAGAATGCTAAGGCGTTTTTAAAAGAGAATTTAAATATCGCTGATGAGATCACCGCTAAAATCCGTGAAAATCTAGGCGATAGTATGATGAGTAGTGCAGATGATGAAAATGAAAGTGAGGAAGAGTAATGCCAGTAATTAAAGAAGTAAAAGCTATAGAAGTTTTAGATAGTCGTGGAAATCCTACGATTAAAGCCTTTGTAACGCTATGCGATGGAAGCACAGGCTCAGCAGTAGTCCCAAGTGGTGCTAGCACAGGTAAAAGGGAGGCCTTAGAGCTTAGAGATGGCGGAGAAGCATATGGTGGTAAGGGTGTTTTAAAGGCTATTAAAAATGTAAATTCAATGATAGCAGAAGAGCTTTGTGGTAAGGATGCGTTAAATCAAAAGGCGATTGATGATGCTCTGATCGCACTAGATGGCACTGATAATTTTAGTAAAATCGGTGCTAACGCAGCTCTTGGCGTATCCATGGCAGTAGCTAGAGCGGCGGCAAATTCAAGCAAACTTCCGCTATATAGGTATCTTGGTGGGGCTAATGCTTCTATTCTTCCTGTGCCGATGTTTAATATCATAAATGGTGGAGCTCATGCTAATAATAGCGTGGATTTTCAAGAATTTATGATTATGCCATTTGGATTTTCTAGCTTTAGCGATGCGCTTAGGGCAGCAGCTGAGATATACCAAACTCTAAAAAAGCTATTAAATGATGTAGGCCATAGCACGGCTGTTGGCGATGAGGGCGGATTTGCTCCAAATTTAAAAGATAATGAAGAGCCACTAGAGCTAATAATACAAGCTATATTAAAAGCTGGATATAAACCAAATGAGCAGATAAAACTAGCTTTAGATGTCGCAGCTAGTGAGCTATATGATGGCAAGGTTTATAAGCTTGAAGGCAAGGAATTTACAAGTCAAGAGATGGTGGATAAATACGAAAAATTGTGCCAAAAATATCCGATATTTTCAATCGAAGATGGACTTAGCGAAGATGATTGGGAGGGCTGGAAGCTACTAACTGATAGACTTGGAGATAGAGTTCAGCTTGTTGGTGATGATCTATTTGTAACAAATGAGAAAATTCTAAAAGAGGGAATTATAAAAGGCATAGCAAATGCAGTGCTTATAAAACCAAATCAGATTGGCACAGTAAGCCAAACTATGCAAACAGTGCGTCTAGCTCAAAGAAATGGCTATAGATGTATAATGAGCCATAGAAGTGGCGAGAGTGAAGATAGCTTTATAGCTGATTTTGCTGTGGCGTTAAATACAGGTCAGATCAAAACAGGCGCAACAAGTAGAAGCGAGAGAAATGCAAAATATAATCGCCTACTTGAGATTGGGTGCGAAACAAGAGAGTATGTAGGTGATGGGATTTGAATCCTATTTTAGCCGAGCTGGAGTATAAGAAGCCAAGTTCATTTAGAAGGGTTATCGCATACTCCTTGCTGATATTTGCCACTATAATATTTGCAATTTATGTTGGTAATGTCTTTTTTGGAAGTCGCTCAGCAGCTGTATTATACGACTTAAAAAAGCAAAAAGCCACCTTAGATAATGAAGTCAAGAAGTATCAAGAGCTAAATTCAGCTCTACAAAAAGAGTATTTTGAGCTAATTGGACTAGATCCAGATAGCTATAAGTGAGTGTCAAATGAAAAAAATTATATTAATAGCAAGTTGTGCTATAGCTTTATTAGCTAGAGAAAATCCGTTTGTTCCTGATGATATTAATGTTACTACGCTAGACTCAACAAATGTTAGCGAAAATGCTCCAAAACTAGATAGAGTAATTGCTAAATTCCCAAGCGATGCTAGGGAGCTAGTGAGTGCGACTTTTAGCTATAAATCTATAGATGGTAGCATTAAGCAAAAAATAGTTGATATTAATGCGAGTTTTGACTGGCATGATGATATAATCATCTCATCGCAATCGCCAGTAACTACTCAGGCTACCCCAGCCCTTGATGTGTCTGTAACTACTACTGATGAGCAGACCAAACAAGCTGTGGCTAAACAAGCAGCACCAAAGCCACTTAGCGTTTCGCCAAAGATAGAGCCACCGCTAAAAAGCGTTTCGTTTATGGATTTTATCAAATTTGATATTTTCAACTCAAAAATTGAGATTATTAGCAGTGATGAGATGATAAGGGATTTTATCATTAATAAGCCTGATAAAATCGTTATGGATTTTAGCAGAAGTAGCGATTTTACCACAAAAACTATAAAAATCGACAAAGGCCCACTAAAAAAAGCCACAATAGGAGCCCACAAGGGATATTATAGGGTTGTTCTGTTTTTAGATGGTAATTACTATTATGCCATAAGACAAAGTGGCAATGGATATACTTTGACACTTAGATAAGGCTTAAAGGCAGTTGATTAAAGAAATTTATGGTTAATATTTGCGGTGTTGATGAGGCTGGTAGGGGTGCTTTAGCTGGTGAGTTAGTGGTTTGTGGGTGTGCTTTTAATGGCGATACAAGTGAGCTTGGCTTAAAAGATTCTAAGAAGCTAACTCCTAAAGCAAGGAAGAAAATATATCTAAATTTGGTTGAAAAATGCGAATTTATAACCATATATTTTAACAATAAAATTATAGATGAAATAGGGCTTAGCAATTGTTTAAGACAAGCGTTAATGGTGATTAAATTTCACTTTAAAGATCACAAGATAATCTATGATGGGAATTGTGATTACGGGATTAAAGGGATTACAACCATAGTCAAAGCAGATGCGAAGGTGCCCGAAGTTAGTGCTGCTAGTATCATTGCTAAGGTTAGTAGAGATATGCAAATGCGATCTTTTGATTATTTATATCCAAATTTTGGCTATGCTAAGCATAAGGGTTATGGGGTCAAGGCTCATATAGAAGCACTTAGAAAATATGGCTCAAATGAATTGACTAGACTAAGCTTTAAGCCAAAAGCCCTTCAAAGCTCTCTTTTTGGAGATAAAATTTGAGTATTTTAGAGTTTTTGTATCAAAATCCGCCAAAATCAAGAGAGTTTTTAGAGCGAAAAATCAAAATCGAAAGCCCAAAAACCCTATTAAAAGGCGTTAATGGTAGCGGAAAAAGCTCACTTATTTTAAACCATTTAAGCAAATTTGAGAAGTTTTTGTATATCGATCTTGATGATGTAAGAAGCTTTGGCGTGGAGCAAAATCTTGATGAGTTTATTAAGGCTAATGGCATAAATGCAGTAGCGATTGAAAATGTAAAAGAGCCACCTATCTTGCCAAATTGCGATAATATTATTGTCTCTACTGATTTAAACTCACTTCATATAGATGGGCTTGATGAGCTTGAGATATTTGGGTTAGATTATGAAGAATTCATACTATTTTATCGTAAAAATTATGATGCTAAAACGCTTTTTAGCCACTTTTTAAATCGTGGAAATCTAGCTTTTAGTCCATTTTTAAGCGAATTTGAGATTGGAGCGTTTTTACAAAAGCATATAAAAGCCTCAAAAGGGGAGTTGAATGCCAAAATCTTAGCAAATATAGCTAATTACATACATCAGCCACTAAATATATTTAAAATTTATAAATCCTTAAAATCGCATATGAAGCTTAGCAAGGATAAGCTGTATCAAAATATTTTAGATCTTAAAGATCAAAATATTATAAAAACTATTTATAATATAGATGAAAATAGTAATTTAAAAAGGGTGTATTTTAGCGATTTTGCGTTAAAGACGGCGTTAAATTTACATAAAGATCCTAAGGCGATAATAGCAAATATGGTATTTTGCGAACTCTTAAAGCTAAAAAAAGAGATAAAATATAGCAATTATCTTGATTTTATCATTCCAGATATGAATTTGGGGATTTTGGTTTTGCCGTTTTTACCGTTTGAGCTTGCAGTTTTAAAAGCTAAAAAGCTAAGTAATTATTGTAATGAGCTTGGGCTAAAAAGGGTAGATATAATATCAAATTCGCAAAGTCAGATTGTGAAATTTGATAAAATCACATACAATATAATGCCGTTTTGGCAGTGGGCTGTGTGGCTACATTAGGCCTTAATCACACTCTAAAATCCACTTTGGCTATATTAGCACTTATATTTTCTATAACTGAGCTTAAATTAATCAGTTTATCATCTTGTAATAATCCAGCCTTAGATAATAGTGCTTTTTCTTCAGGGGTTAAAGTGCTACCAGATCTTTGTTTGTTATATGCTATAACAACTCTATTATCAGCTTCATCTACGCTTAAATTTATATTTTGTTTTTCTTTTAGTATATAGTTTATTACATCATCTACATCTTCTTTGTGCTCTTTTTTGTTTATTAATTCGCCATAGCTTAACTTGCCATTGCTATTTTTATCACTATTTAGCGTTCTATTTAGCTCTTTTTCTATTGTATCGCTTGTGTATTTGTTATTATTAGACATTGTTGAGTGTCTATTTTGGAATTCTTTAGTATATTGTGTATAGCCGCTAGCTCCATCGGCTATTGCTTTCATAGTTCCTAAATAGTAGCTACCTTCAGAGCCAAACCCCGAATATGTATCCATAAGCTCTACGCTACTCATAAATCCATCGCTATTACTATCAGCTTCTAAATATCCCCTTTTATAAGCAATATCCCCAAACCATCCCCCTACAAAGCTCTCAGCCTTACCATTTAAGATAGTTGAGCCATCATCTCTGCTAAAAAAATCTTTCGTATCAAATACACTTTTAAGCTTATTTAAATTCTCATCACTAAGACCTATTTTTATATACTCTCCACTTGTATTATCTTTAAAATATACTTGATTTTTAAAAGCACTCTCATTAAAATTTACTTTAATCTTTGTGCTAGTCATGCTGTCTATACTATTATCAAGCTTGGATAGCTCAGTATCACTTCTGCTATTTATGGCTTGTTTTTGGAGTGAGAACATACTTATACCAGCTATGCTCTCATATCCAAAGTGGTTAAATTTTAATTTATCCATATTAAACTACCTTTTATTAGCCCAGCTTCCAGCAATGCACCCATACCACGCACAAAACGCATTAGAATATATACTTTGATGATAAGTTTGTGAGTTTGTATTAGCATTATAGTTATTATTATATGGTTCTATAACCTTATTATAATAGTCATTATACAGCGTCCCAGCAAATAAAAAATTAGCAATCACAACTGATAGAAAAATAATTTTTCTCATAATTAACTCCTGTTTATAAAATATCAATCACACTCTAAAATCCACTTTGGTTATATTAGCACTTATATTTTCTATAACTGAGCTTAAATTAATCAGCTTATCATCTTGTAATAATCCAGCCTTAGATAAGAGTGCTTTTTCTTCAGGGGTTAAAGTGCTACCAGATCTTTGCTTGTTATATGCTATAACAACTCTATTATCAGCTTCATCTACACTTAGATCTAGCTCATACCCTTCTAAAAAATTTATTTGATCAATTACATCTTGCTCGTGCTCATCTTTATTCATAACCTCCCCATAAGTTATATTTCCATCGCTATTTTTATCACTATTTAGCGTTCTATTTAGCTCTTTTTCTATTGTATCGCTTGTGTATTTATTCTCTTTTACCATAGTGGAGTGTTTTTGTGTAAAGTTTTTATCAAATTTTATATATCCTTCTATATTTGTGGCGATGTCTGCCTTGATAGTCATAGAATATACTCCTTCTGACATAAACCCCGAATATGTATCCATAAGCTCTACGCTACTCATAAATCCATCGCTATTACTATCAGCTTCTAAATATCCCCTTTTATAAGCAATATCCCCAAACCATCCCCCTACAAAGCTCTCAGCCTTACCATTTAAGATAGTTGAGCCATCATCTCTGCTAAAAAAATCTTTCGTATCAAATACACTTTTAAGCTTATTTAAATTCTCATCACTAAGACCTATTTTTATATACTCTCCACTTGTATTATCTTTAAAATATACTTGATTTTTAAAAGCACTCTCATTAAAATTTACTTTAATCTTTGTGCTAGTCATGCTGTCTATACTATTATCAAGCTTGGATAGCTCAGTATCACTTCTGCTATTTATGGCTTGTTTTTGGAGTGAGAAAACGCTACTACTAGCTACCTTTTCATATCCGCTAAAGCTAAATTCAGATCTTTTTATCAAGGAATACCCTTTGTTATTTTTTATGATTACTTAAGCACCCATACCACGCACAAAACGCATTAGAATATATACTTTGATGATAAGTTTGTGAGTTTGTATTAGCATTATAGTTATTATTATATGGTTTTATAACCTTATTATAATAGTCATTATACAGCGTCCCACCAAATGAAAAATTAGCAACCACAACCGATAGAAAAATAATTTTTCTCATAATTAACTCCTTTGATTATATTTTTTAGATAATCATAGCAGAAATTTTACAAAAATATTATATTTGTTTCCATATTTTTCACAATTATTCTAATATATGTTACGAATTTACACAACTAATAGTAAAATAATCTTTTAAAGCATAAAAAATATAAATTAATCTATAATATTGCCGATGCTTAAATCTAAGAGTATTCCAATATACTCGAATTTCAAAAATGGAGAATTTGGTATGAGAAAAATTATTTTTTTCTTAAGTTTTCTAGCGTCATCTGCTTTTAGAATTTGTAATTGGTAGGCGAAT encodes:
- a CDS encoding ATP-binding protein, which translates into the protein MSILEFLYQNPPKSREFLERKIKIESPKTLLKGVNGSGKSSLILNHLSKFEKFLYIDLDDVRSFGVEQNLDEFIKANGINAVAIENVKEPPILPNCDNIIVSTDLNSLHIDGLDELEIFGLDYEEFILFYRKNYDAKTLFSHFLNRGNLAFSPFLSEFEIGAFLQKHIKASKGELNAKILANIANYIHQPLNIFKIYKSLKSHMKLSKDKLYQNILDLKDQNIIKTIYNIDENSNLKRVYFSDFALKTALNLHKDPKAIIANMVFCELLKLKKEIKYSNYLDFIIPDMNLGILVLPFLPFELAVLKAKKLSNYCNELGLKRVDIISNSQSQIVKFDKITYNIMPFWQWAVWLH
- a CDS encoding AMIN domain-containing protein; this encodes MKKIILIASCAIALLARENPFVPDDINVTTLDSTNVSENAPKLDRVIAKFPSDARELVSATFSYKSIDGSIKQKIVDINASFDWHDDIIISSQSPVTTQATPALDVSVTTTDEQTKQAVAKQAAPKPLSVSPKIEPPLKSVSFMDFIKFDIFNSKIEIISSDEMIRDFIINKPDKIVMDFSRSSDFTTKTIKIDKGPLKKATIGAHKGYYRVVLFLDGNYYYAIRQSGNGYTLTLR
- a CDS encoding ribonuclease HII, producing MVNICGVDEAGRGALAGELVVCGCAFNGDTSELGLKDSKKLTPKARKKIYLNLVEKCEFITIYFNNKIIDEIGLSNCLRQALMVIKFHFKDHKIIYDGNCDYGIKGITTIVKADAKVPEVSAASIIAKVSRDMQMRSFDYLYPNFGYAKHKGYGVKAHIEALRKYGSNELTRLSFKPKALQSSLFGDKI
- the eno gene encoding phosphopyruvate hydratase; the protein is MPVIKEVKAIEVLDSRGNPTIKAFVTLCDGSTGSAVVPSGASTGKREALELRDGGEAYGGKGVLKAIKNVNSMIAEELCGKDALNQKAIDDALIALDGTDNFSKIGANAALGVSMAVARAAANSSKLPLYRYLGGANASILPVPMFNIINGGAHANNSVDFQEFMIMPFGFSSFSDALRAAAEIYQTLKKLLNDVGHSTAVGDEGGFAPNLKDNEEPLELIIQAILKAGYKPNEQIKLALDVAASELYDGKVYKLEGKEFTSQEMVDKYEKLCQKYPIFSIEDGLSEDDWEGWKLLTDRLGDRVQLVGDDLFVTNEKILKEGIIKGIANAVLIKPNQIGTVSQTMQTVRLAQRNGYRCIMSHRSGESEDSFIADFAVALNTGQIKTGATSRSERNAKYNRLLEIGCETREYVGDGI